A genomic region of Sulfobacillus acidophilus DSM 10332 contains the following coding sequences:
- a CDS encoding ATP synthase subunit c (PFAM: ATP synthase subunit C~TIGRFAM: ATP synthase, F0 subunit c~HAMAP: ATPase, F0 complex, subunit C~InterPro IPR005953:IPR000454:IPR002379~KEGG: pjd:Pjdr2_5823 ATP synthase F0, C subunit~PFAM: ATPase, F0/V0 complex, subunit C~SPTR: ATP synthase subunit c;~TIGRFAM: ATPase, F0 complex, subunit C, bacterial/chloroplast) has translation MFTHKEILLLIGALAAAGGAIGAGIGNGLVMGRMVEGVGRQPEAIGRLLTWALVGVALVEAWPVITFVLFVFTKIG, from the coding sequence GTGTTTACCCACAAAGAGATCTTGCTGCTCATCGGTGCCCTAGCGGCCGCAGGTGGAGCGATTGGGGCCGGTATCGGAAACGGGTTGGTTATGGGGCGGATGGTCGAAGGGGTCGGTCGGCAACCGGAAGCGATTGGCCGTCTATTGACCTGGGCCCTTGTCGGTGTCGCGTTAGTCGAGGCGTGGCCGGTTATTACCTTTGTGTTGTTCGTGTTCACCAAGATTGGATAG
- a CDS encoding Rhodanese-like protein (PFAM: Rhodanese-like domain~InterPro IPR001763~KEGG: drt:Dret_0061 rhodanese domain-containing protein~PFAM: Rhodanese-like~SMART: Rhodanese-like~SPTR: Rubrerythrin), which yields MAEWVTAKELFEWVKEQKPLTLLDVRMGQVGGFIPGSRHIPVLDLEDEPQGWDPETSVVVYCQFGKGASDYAAEVLEQQGVAGVYKLQGGFDAWLKFLASREQDESGV from the coding sequence ATGGCTGAGTGGGTTACCGCGAAAGAGTTATTTGAATGGGTCAAGGAACAAAAACCGCTCACCTTGCTGGATGTCCGGATGGGCCAAGTCGGCGGATTCATTCCCGGGTCGCGGCACATTCCGGTGTTGGATCTGGAAGATGAGCCGCAGGGGTGGGACCCGGAGACGTCGGTCGTGGTCTACTGCCAATTCGGGAAAGGGGCCAGTGACTATGCGGCTGAAGTCTTGGAACAACAAGGCGTCGCCGGCGTTTATAAGTTACAAGGCGGGTTTGATGCCTGGCTAAAGTTCTTGGCGAGTCGTGAACAGGACGAGTCCGGCGTATAA
- a CDS encoding hypothetical protein (PFAM: Putative F0F1-ATPase subunit (ATPase_gene1)~KEGG: drm:Dred_3158 hypothetical protein~SPTR: Putative uncharacterized protein) — MSEDPKGSEGSSLRGVGIAAALSFQLIVATLLGFVLGHWLDGVFHSGPWLTVSGVILGIGAGFWGIYHLSRILLR; from the coding sequence ATGTCGGAGGACCCTAAGGGATCCGAAGGATCAAGCCTTCGGGGTGTGGGTATCGCAGCTGCACTGTCCTTCCAATTAATCGTCGCCACGTTGCTCGGGTTTGTTCTCGGGCACTGGCTGGATGGAGTATTCCACTCGGGCCCGTGGCTCACGGTTAGTGGAGTGATCCTCGGGATCGGAGCGGGATTTTGGGGGATCTATCATTTGTCGCGGATATTACTCCGGTGA
- a CDS encoding (protein release factor)-glutamine N5-methyltransferase (PFAM: Methyltransferase small domain~TIGRFAM: HemK family putative methylases; protein-(glutamine-N5) methyltransferase, release factor-specific~COGs: COG2890 Methylase of polypeptide chain release factors~InterPro IPR004556:IPR019874:IPR013216~KEGG: mep:MPQ_2467 modification methylase, HemK family~PFAM: Methyltransferase type 11~SPTR: Modification methylase, HemK family;~TIGRFAM: Protein-(glutamine-N5) methyltransferase, release factor-specific; Modification methylase HemK), translated as MMETWQDVWRAGVARLKSAGLDDPVSEARLLWEFITKKPYEWWVLRGGAVDEALCRQFSQVVEQRRQRWPYAYITGEKEFYGLRFSVTPAVLIPRPDTEVLVEAALEHYAGQHWTVVDVGTGSGAIGLAVKQHAPLWHVIGTDISAEALEVARTNGERLALAVDWRQGDLLDPVYEPIEMVIANLPYIAPDEWGDVDPECAYEPRSALVCEPDGLRLIRRLIRESRRHLVSGGWLLLECGYRQADHIARDMRDEGFQAVAVRQDLAGWDRVVMGRWEGFHG; from the coding sequence ATGATGGAGACGTGGCAAGACGTTTGGCGGGCGGGAGTGGCCCGCTTAAAGAGTGCAGGTCTCGACGACCCGGTATCGGAAGCCCGTCTGTTATGGGAGTTCATCACCAAAAAGCCGTACGAATGGTGGGTTTTACGGGGCGGAGCGGTGGACGAGGCGCTCTGTCGGCAATTTTCCCAAGTGGTGGAACAGCGCCGGCAACGTTGGCCGTACGCATATATTACCGGGGAAAAAGAATTTTATGGACTGCGTTTTTCTGTGACGCCGGCGGTACTGATTCCTCGTCCGGATACCGAGGTGTTAGTCGAGGCGGCATTGGAGCACTATGCGGGGCAGCATTGGACCGTTGTGGATGTGGGCACCGGATCGGGGGCAATTGGGTTAGCCGTCAAACAACATGCGCCCCTTTGGCATGTGATCGGCACCGATATCAGTGCCGAGGCCCTCGAGGTGGCCCGCACGAACGGGGAACGTTTGGCACTGGCGGTGGATTGGCGGCAGGGAGATCTCTTAGACCCGGTTTATGAACCGATTGAAATGGTTATCGCCAATTTACCGTATATCGCGCCGGACGAATGGGGTGACGTGGACCCTGAGTGTGCCTATGAACCCCGGTCGGCACTGGTTTGTGAACCCGATGGCCTCCGGTTGATACGGCGACTGATCAGGGAATCCCGACGACATCTGGTCTCCGGCGGGTGGCTTCTCTTGGAATGCGGGTACCGCCAGGCCGACCACATCGCCCGCGACATGCGTGACGAAGGATTTCAAGCGGTCGCGGTGCGCCAAGATTTAGCCGGATGGGATCGCGTGGTCATGGGTCGATGGGAGGGTTTTCATGGCTGA
- a CDS encoding ATP synthase F0 subcomplex A subunit (PFAM: ATP synthase A chain~TIGRFAM: ATP synthase subunit 6 (eukaryotes),also subunit A (prokaryotes)~COGs: COG0356 F0F1-type ATP synthase subunit a~HAMAP: ATP synthase subunit a~InterPro IPR000568~KEGG: pth:PTH_2818 F0F1-type ATP synthase, subunit A~PFAM: ATPase, F0 complex, subunit A~SPTR: ATP synthase subunit a;~TIGRFAM: ATPase, F0 complex, subunit A) — MNFSLTAFQWPPFFTGLISMAVVLAFGLAASRRATAGVPAGAQNFMETAMETFQDLVNQMAPPELAPNLSLLALTLFLLLVVANLLGLLPLPGFGGDWLHSPTASLSIPAGLAAAMFLLIQWAGIKYKGFGGWVYGWVWKPFPVVGLVINALEQLVMPVSLAFRLFGNILAGELVLRMTTHLPHGIGGILTTFGVGTLWLVFSVVISLIQALIFTILTVAYMSIQASNEH, encoded by the coding sequence ATGAATTTTTCCCTGACCGCCTTTCAATGGCCTCCGTTTTTTACTGGGCTCATTTCCATGGCGGTTGTGCTGGCCTTCGGTTTGGCGGCTTCGCGTCGTGCGACGGCGGGTGTTCCCGCGGGAGCCCAAAATTTCATGGAAACCGCGATGGAAACCTTTCAAGACTTGGTTAATCAAATGGCGCCGCCAGAACTGGCTCCCAATCTTTCGTTGTTGGCGCTGACCTTGTTCTTACTTCTTGTCGTTGCCAACTTGCTCGGTCTCTTGCCCCTTCCGGGATTCGGCGGAGACTGGTTACATTCCCCCACGGCGTCGCTCAGTATTCCGGCTGGGTTAGCGGCGGCGATGTTTTTGTTGATTCAATGGGCAGGAATTAAATATAAGGGCTTTGGGGGCTGGGTCTACGGCTGGGTGTGGAAACCGTTTCCCGTCGTGGGACTCGTAATCAATGCTCTAGAACAGCTCGTCATGCCGGTCAGTTTGGCGTTCCGACTTTTCGGAAACATCTTGGCCGGCGAATTGGTTTTGCGCATGACCACGCATTTGCCGCATGGTATTGGTGGGATTTTGACCACCTTTGGCGTGGGAACCCTCTGGTTGGTTTTTAGTGTAGTGATTTCACTGATTCAGGCGTTGATTTTTACCATCCTGACAGTGGCGTATATGAGCATACAAGCCAGCAACGAGCATTAG
- a CDS encoding ATP synthase F0 subcomplex B subunit (PFAM: ATP synthase B/B' CF(0)~TIGRFAM: ATP synthase, F0 subunit b~COGs: COG0711 F0F1-type ATP synthase subunit b~HAMAP: ATP synthase subunit b~InterPro IPR005864:IPR002146~KEGG: gct:GC56T3_3347 ATP synthase F0, B subunit~PFAM: ATPase, F0 complex, subunit B/B', bacterial/chloroplast~SPTR: ATP synthase subunit b;~TIGRFAM: ATPase, F0 complex, subunit B, bacterial), which yields MSSTSLTAGNMLAAVLQWVILLILLRAYVYKPILQAMQKRRETIAKQISDADSLRNEAEQLRQEAQQLINQARDEAKAILANARREGDEQAKKIIDAAQREASYRQRAAIEEIEHEKEVALAQIRHQVADLVVAATERLLERNVNRDDQHLYLEEILQDAGQLQ from the coding sequence GTGTCCAGCACTTCACTCACCGCAGGCAATATGCTGGCAGCTGTGCTGCAATGGGTGATTTTGCTTATCTTGCTCAGGGCGTACGTATATAAGCCTATATTGCAAGCGATGCAAAAACGTCGCGAGACGATCGCCAAGCAAATTTCCGATGCGGATAGTCTGAGGAATGAAGCCGAACAATTACGTCAGGAAGCCCAACAGCTGATTAACCAGGCGCGGGACGAGGCCAAAGCGATTTTAGCCAATGCCCGCCGCGAGGGCGATGAGCAAGCCAAGAAGATTATTGACGCGGCTCAACGGGAAGCGAGTTACCGGCAGCGGGCGGCCATTGAAGAAATTGAACATGAAAAAGAAGTGGCATTGGCCCAAATTCGCCATCAAGTGGCCGACTTAGTGGTGGCGGCGACGGAACGGCTGTTGGAGCGTAATGTCAACCGCGATGACCAACATCTCTATTTGGAAGAAATTCTCCAAGACGCAGGGCAGTTACAATGA
- a CDS encoding sugar-phosphate isomerase, RpiB/LacA/LacB family (PFAM: Ribose/Galactose Isomerase~TIGRFAM: ribose 5-phosphate isomerase B; sugar-phosphate isomerases, RpiB/LacA/LacB family~COGs: COG0698 Ribose 5-phosphate isomerase RpiB~InterPro IPR004785:IPR003500~KEGG: dae:Dtox_4178 sugar-phosphate isomerase, RpiB/LacA/LacB family~PFAM: Ribose/galactose isomerase~PRIAM: Ribose-5-phosphate isomerase~SPTR: Sugar-phosphate isomerase, RpiB/LacA/LacB family;~TIGRFAM: Ribose/galactose isomerase; Ribose 5-phosphate isomerase B): MRIAVGADHAGWPLKEPLVNFLIDQGWDVEDFGTFSDESVDYPDYAAKVAEAVARGDVERGLLVCGSGQGMCMVANKIPGVRAALAHDVVSARLAREHNDANVLTMGARFVALPLAQEILQVFLSTPFSGGRHMRRVEKILQIEKEGQAL, translated from the coding sequence ATGCGGATTGCGGTAGGGGCGGACCACGCAGGATGGCCGTTAAAAGAACCGTTGGTTAATTTTTTGATTGACCAAGGGTGGGATGTGGAAGACTTTGGGACATTTAGCGACGAGTCAGTGGACTACCCCGATTACGCAGCCAAGGTGGCCGAGGCCGTTGCTCGAGGCGATGTGGAGCGAGGACTCCTCGTCTGTGGCAGTGGGCAAGGGATGTGCATGGTGGCCAACAAAATCCCCGGCGTGCGGGCTGCATTGGCGCATGATGTGGTATCGGCCCGATTGGCCCGAGAACACAATGACGCCAACGTGTTAACCATGGGGGCGCGCTTTGTTGCGCTACCGCTGGCGCAAGAGATTCTCCAAGTGTTTCTCTCGACGCCGTTTTCCGGTGGTCGGCACATGCGTCGGGTTGAAAAAATTCTTCAGATTGAAAAAGAAGGCCAAGCCTTATAA
- a CDS encoding translation factor SUA5 (PFAM: yrdC domain; SUA5 domain~TIGRFAM: Sua5/YciO/YrdC/YwlC family protein~COGs: COG0009 Putative translation factor (SUA5)~InterPro IPR004388:IPR006070:IPR005145~KEGG: afn:Acfer_0423 SUA5/YciO/YrdC/YwlC family protein~PFAM: Sua5/YciO/YrdC, N-terminal; SUA5~SPTR: Sua5/YciO/YrdC/YwlC family protein;~TIGRFAM: Sua5/YciO/YrdC/YwlC): protein MNTRIIGPEDLNMAVAALARGELVAFPTETVYGLGADGLNAEACRLIFAAKGRPADNPLILHVADPVDLAFLVAEKIPPVAEKLIEHFWPGPLTVVVPAHPRIPEVVRAGLSTVAVRAPAHPVAQALIRGLGRPIAAPSANRSGRPSPTTADAVRVDMDGRIGWIIDGGPTRVGVESTVVDCTTNPPTLLRPGGVPAEALEAVIGTLSRGTQAGPARSPGMKYRHYAPDTPAIWVKSADPDQTMRLFEDFLPSWGSVAVVALEPILRHLPADPRIIARESLGTDDQSAASRLFSALRAADRRQPDRIVVVWDMMAGLGLAVTNRVEKACTDKVEP from the coding sequence ATGAATACCCGTATCATCGGGCCGGAGGACTTGAATATGGCGGTCGCGGCTTTGGCCAGAGGCGAACTGGTGGCGTTTCCAACAGAAACGGTCTATGGCCTCGGGGCCGACGGATTAAATGCGGAAGCCTGCCGCCTGATATTTGCCGCGAAGGGGCGACCGGCCGATAACCCGTTGATTTTACATGTGGCGGACCCGGTCGACCTGGCTTTCTTAGTGGCGGAGAAGATTCCCCCGGTGGCCGAAAAATTGATTGAACATTTTTGGCCGGGTCCCTTAACGGTGGTGGTGCCGGCCCATCCTCGGATTCCGGAGGTTGTGCGGGCGGGCCTTTCGACCGTTGCGGTGCGGGCTCCGGCCCATCCGGTAGCGCAAGCGTTAATTCGCGGGTTGGGGCGTCCGATTGCGGCGCCGAGCGCCAACCGCTCGGGCCGGCCTAGCCCGACGACCGCCGATGCGGTTCGGGTGGACATGGATGGACGCATCGGGTGGATTATTGACGGGGGCCCTACGCGGGTGGGGGTGGAATCGACGGTGGTCGATTGTACGACGAATCCGCCTACCCTCCTCCGGCCGGGCGGCGTTCCGGCCGAGGCGCTGGAAGCGGTGATCGGTACCCTATCGCGAGGGACACAGGCCGGGCCGGCCCGCTCCCCCGGCATGAAATATCGGCATTATGCGCCGGATACTCCGGCGATATGGGTCAAGTCGGCCGATCCGGATCAGACTATGCGGCTATTCGAGGATTTTTTACCCTCGTGGGGGTCGGTGGCGGTGGTGGCGCTCGAACCGATTTTGCGGCACTTGCCGGCCGATCCGCGCATCATTGCCCGGGAGAGCTTAGGGACCGATGACCAGAGTGCGGCTTCACGGCTTTTTTCTGCCTTGCGCGCCGCAGACCGTCGTCAACCGGACCGAATTGTGGTAGTCTGGGACATGATGGCGGGTCTAGGCCTAGCTGTGACCAATCGTGTGGAAAAGGCCTGTACGGATAAGGTGGAGCCATGA
- a CDS encoding uracil phosphoribosyltransferase (PFAM: Phosphoribosyl transferase domain~TIGRFAM: uracil phosphoribosyltransferase~COGs: COG0035 Uracil phosphoribosyltransferase~InterPro IPR005765:IPR000836~KEGG: gau:GAU_3928 uracil phosphoribosyltransferase~PFAM: Phosphoribosyltransferase~SPTR: Uracil phosphoribosyltransferase;~TIGRFAM: Uracil phosphoribosyl transferase) codes for MAGKVALRQSMIVVDHPLLRVHLTRLRDRNTPADQFRLHLTAIARLMAYPVLEFLETVPVSVVTPMAPAVGAELAQVPILVPVLRAGLGLVEGFRDVIPGAIVSHLGLYRDHHTLKPVRYYTNFPSAYRDHPFLLLDPMLATGGSAVDALDYLKDEGARHIRLISVIAAPEGVDRVGASHPDVPIFTAAVDERLNESGYILPGLGDAGDRQFGTL; via the coding sequence TTGGCGGGAAAGGTCGCATTGAGACAATCTATGATAGTGGTGGATCACCCGCTTTTGCGGGTTCATCTGACGAGATTGAGGGATCGGAACACGCCGGCTGATCAGTTTCGGCTGCATCTGACGGCGATTGCCCGCCTCATGGCGTATCCGGTACTGGAGTTTTTAGAGACGGTGCCGGTTTCGGTAGTGACGCCGATGGCTCCGGCCGTTGGCGCCGAATTGGCCCAAGTACCCATTTTGGTTCCGGTTTTGCGGGCCGGATTGGGTCTGGTCGAGGGCTTTCGGGACGTCATTCCGGGGGCCATCGTGTCACATTTGGGGTTATACCGGGATCATCACACCCTAAAGCCCGTTCGGTACTATACCAATTTTCCCAGCGCCTACCGGGATCACCCGTTTTTATTGCTTGATCCCATGTTGGCGACCGGCGGGTCGGCGGTGGATGCGTTAGATTACTTGAAGGATGAAGGCGCCCGGCACATCCGGCTGATTAGCGTCATTGCGGCTCCGGAAGGTGTTGACCGTGTGGGAGCCAGCCATCCCGACGTGCCGATTTTTACGGCGGCTGTCGATGAACGGCTCAACGAATCGGGATACATTCTTCCCGGGTTAGGTGATGCGGGAGACCGGCAATTTGGCACGCTATGA
- a CDS encoding ATP synthase F1 subcomplex delta subunit (PFAM: ATP synthase delta (OSCP) subunit~TIGRFAM: ATP synthase, F1 delta subunit~COGs: COG0712 F0F1-type ATP synthase delta subunit (mitochondrial oligomycin sensitivity protein)~HAMAP: ATPase, F1 complex, OSCP/delta subunit~InterPro IPR000711~KEGG: swo:Swol_2385 ATP synthase F1 subunit delta~PFAM: ATPase, F1 complex, OSCP/delta subunit~SPTR: ATP synthase, F1 delta subunit;~TIGRFAM: ATPase, F1 complex, OSCP/delta subunit), with protein MIHQQVARPYARALFTLAQSAGREARVWEDLERVLAVWDGNPAFRAFIRRPEVSKRVKRDVVHRVFASDLDELTRHFLEVLLDKNRETVLGEIASEYRRLWDDARGIRHADVTSAEELGADEKDALTQALARATGHQVHLSLHVDPKLLGGVVIRMGDRVLDGSLARRLALLGERLRSGDGGGSVLEH; from the coding sequence ATGATACATCAGCAGGTGGCAAGACCCTATGCCCGCGCGCTGTTTACCTTAGCCCAGTCGGCCGGCCGGGAGGCGCGCGTTTGGGAGGATTTAGAGCGGGTATTGGCGGTGTGGGACGGAAATCCCGCGTTTCGCGCATTTATTCGGCGCCCCGAAGTATCCAAACGCGTCAAACGGGACGTGGTTCACCGTGTTTTCGCCTCGGATTTGGACGAGTTGACCCGGCATTTCTTAGAAGTCTTATTGGATAAAAATCGGGAAACGGTCTTGGGTGAAATTGCGAGTGAGTATCGTCGGCTATGGGATGACGCTCGAGGGATTCGGCATGCCGATGTCACCAGTGCCGAAGAATTGGGTGCCGATGAAAAAGACGCACTGACCCAGGCGTTAGCCCGTGCCACCGGACATCAGGTTCACCTGTCGCTGCACGTAGATCCGAAGCTTTTGGGGGGCGTGGTGATTCGCATGGGGGACCGCGTGTTGGACGGCAGTTTGGCTCGGCGGTTAGCGCTGTTGGGCGAACGCTTGCGCAGTGGAGACGGGGGAGGTAGTGTCCTTGAGCATTAG
- a CDS encoding protein tyrosine phosphatase (PFAM: Low molecular weight phosphotyrosine protein phosphatase~COGs: COG0394 Protein-tyrosine-phosphatase~InterPro IPR017867~KEGG: chy:CHY_2559 low molecular weight protein-tyrosine-phosphatase~PFAM: Protein-tyrosine phosphatase, low molecular weight~SMART: Protein-tyrosine phosphatase, low molecular weight~SPTR: Low molecular weight protein-tyrosine-phosphatase), with amino-acid sequence MKKPNALLFVCTGNTCRSPMAEALWNAWDDVPRAQSAGVSAWSGQPAAPYAQEAVAAFGGDLSRHRSRDLSEITEEPDLILTMTRAQAERVQQLKPQWQHKTFVLSEFVGSQGDIPDPIGGDRDMYRAVAENIRAHLFALKARLQTHDRHQIQPEE; translated from the coding sequence ATGAAGAAGCCCAATGCCTTATTATTTGTCTGTACGGGAAACACCTGCCGGAGTCCCATGGCGGAAGCTTTATGGAACGCCTGGGATGATGTGCCCCGAGCTCAATCGGCAGGCGTTTCCGCCTGGTCGGGGCAACCGGCGGCGCCCTATGCCCAAGAGGCAGTGGCCGCCTTCGGCGGTGATCTCAGCCGTCACCGTTCTCGGGATTTGTCCGAGATTACGGAAGAACCCGACCTGATTCTTACGATGACCCGGGCGCAAGCGGAACGGGTTCAGCAGCTGAAGCCCCAATGGCAGCATAAAACCTTTGTCTTATCGGAATTTGTGGGCTCTCAGGGGGACATTCCGGACCCGATTGGCGGTGACCGGGATATGTATCGCGCAGTTGCCGAAAATATTCGGGCACACTTATTTGCATTGAAAGCCCGGTTACAAACACATGATAGGCATCAGATTCAGCCAGAGGAGTAA
- a CDS encoding putative tyrosine transporter P-protein (PFAM: Citrate transporter~COGs: COG1055 Na+/H+ antiporter NhaD and related arsenite permease~InterPro IPR004680~KEGG: ele:Elen_3003 citrate transporter~PFAM: Divalent ion symporter~SPTR: Citrate transporter; TC 2.A.45.2.1) produces MSLAEWVALAALVALYVLLLGDWFHRAWVALGLAGALVVAGVVPLTQAMSLIDWNTIGLLAGMMIMVALLGEAGLFAILSRWLKAHVHENPWRLAGIFFIATAVVSAFLDNVTTVLLLSPALIQAAEDLDQEPVPYLMLEVVASNLGGMATLIGDPPNMMIGTAAHIPFDRFLVLLGPSSLVILLLVGINIPWLVQLKPLKPGHSSAAGRSQGILSVRHPEKLSGLLVILAAMFVGFIFQSAWHIPVGAIAAGGAVLGMLYLGETPDRWRHAIDYGTLGFFIGVFIIVGALESTGLVGRLASWLGHWGTGSTLPLALFLGSAGLSALLDNVPLVAALIPVLLRVVATQPDQAAALWTALAMGAALGGNATLIGASANVVVQGLALERGYPLNFRRYLGFGLKVATLSVLAGALFLLIRF; encoded by the coding sequence ATGAGTTTGGCCGAATGGGTGGCATTAGCGGCTTTAGTGGCACTTTACGTCTTGTTGCTCGGGGATTGGTTTCATCGGGCTTGGGTGGCTCTGGGGCTCGCAGGCGCTCTCGTGGTGGCCGGAGTTGTGCCTTTAACCCAGGCGATGAGCCTCATCGATTGGAATACGATAGGGCTTCTGGCCGGCATGATGATTATGGTCGCGCTTTTGGGTGAAGCAGGGCTGTTTGCCATTCTTAGCCGATGGCTGAAAGCGCATGTTCACGAGAATCCTTGGCGGTTGGCGGGCATTTTTTTTATTGCCACAGCGGTTGTTTCGGCGTTTTTAGATAATGTGACAACGGTGTTGCTGCTTTCTCCGGCATTAATCCAAGCCGCCGAAGATCTCGACCAAGAACCGGTTCCTTATCTGATGCTGGAAGTGGTGGCCAGTAATTTGGGCGGGATGGCGACCTTAATCGGGGATCCCCCGAACATGATGATTGGAACGGCCGCTCATATCCCCTTTGATCGCTTTCTCGTTTTACTCGGTCCGTCGTCTTTGGTTATCCTTCTCCTCGTCGGCATCAATATACCCTGGCTTGTACAACTTAAACCGCTAAAACCGGGACATTCTTCGGCGGCGGGGAGGTCGCAGGGGATTTTGTCCGTTCGGCACCCGGAAAAATTATCCGGGTTACTGGTGATTTTGGCCGCCATGTTTGTCGGGTTTATCTTTCAGTCCGCCTGGCATATTCCCGTCGGGGCCATAGCGGCCGGAGGCGCGGTTTTGGGCATGCTCTATCTCGGAGAGACGCCGGATCGTTGGCGTCACGCGATAGACTATGGCACGTTGGGGTTTTTCATCGGGGTATTTATTATTGTCGGTGCTTTGGAAAGTACTGGTTTGGTCGGTCGGCTGGCCAGTTGGCTAGGTCACTGGGGAACCGGTAGTACCCTGCCGCTCGCGCTATTTTTAGGATCGGCGGGGCTTTCGGCACTCTTGGATAATGTGCCGTTGGTGGCGGCACTGATTCCGGTATTGTTGCGGGTGGTCGCCACCCAGCCGGATCAAGCCGCCGCTTTATGGACCGCGTTGGCGATGGGGGCGGCACTGGGAGGAAATGCAACCCTCATCGGGGCGTCGGCCAATGTCGTCGTGCAAGGACTGGCCCTTGAACGGGGATATCCTCTTAATTTTCGACGTTACTTGGGTTTTGGTCTTAAAGTGGCGACGCTGTCGGTGTTGGCGGGGGCCCTCTTTTTGCTTATACGATTTTAA